In the Marinomonas algicola genome, one interval contains:
- a CDS encoding flagella assembly protein FlgT: MNKFIKHLITSVIGLMGLAVSYTLTAASIEASGQAIIYNNDIEDARYRATEQAIKQAVLQSSATLMSNDSLNNGELNSSMHLQASGYAESTEILSETISDNILRIRISTDVTDDMQCRNGATNLYRKSVGITGFALQVPQQANLGALHNITRGFPKSLTDEINRQGYLHALAATNTIIYPDLINAPTSTNVDGSLTDVARIGEDLGVQYVISGVIRDIDELSPQHPDQDTPLNSLLKWANKETNARTMMLDIYIYDGFSGALLFEAGYQESGDWTLPRNKKVGFGSSLFWKTNYGNIVQQILWQASLDASEKLRCQPFVANIFRTEGNKIHLNAGSLAGIKTGDKFNVYRRYEIFDQLQNAQTQLNNANINVTITQVQPNFAIGELAVDARILNVQQQDVVIAW, encoded by the coding sequence ATGAATAAATTCATTAAACACTTAATCACCAGCGTCATAGGCTTAATGGGCTTAGCCGTTAGCTACACCTTAACTGCCGCCAGTATTGAAGCGTCTGGACAAGCGATTATTTATAATAATGACATTGAAGACGCACGTTATAGAGCGACTGAACAGGCCATCAAGCAAGCGGTTTTACAATCCAGCGCGACCTTAATGTCAAACGACTCGTTAAATAATGGTGAACTCAATTCATCCATGCATTTGCAAGCTTCGGGATATGCCGAATCAACAGAGATATTATCAGAGACTATTTCGGATAATATTCTTCGAATTCGTATATCCACCGATGTTACAGATGATATGCAATGTCGTAATGGTGCGACGAACCTTTACCGCAAATCGGTTGGCATTACTGGTTTTGCCTTACAAGTACCACAGCAAGCTAATTTAGGGGCGCTTCACAATATTACACGAGGCTTCCCTAAAAGCTTAACCGATGAAATTAATAGACAAGGCTACCTACACGCACTAGCCGCAACCAATACCATTATTTATCCAGACCTTATTAATGCACCAACCTCAACCAATGTCGACGGATCGTTAACCGATGTAGCACGAATTGGTGAGGACTTAGGCGTACAATACGTGATAAGTGGCGTTATTCGAGACATCGATGAATTATCCCCTCAACACCCAGATCAAGACACACCACTAAATTCTCTTTTAAAGTGGGCCAATAAAGAAACCAATGCGCGCACTATGATGCTAGACATCTATATATATGACGGTTTTAGCGGTGCGTTACTTTTTGAAGCAGGCTATCAGGAATCAGGAGACTGGACACTTCCTCGCAACAAAAAAGTAGGCTTTGGGTCTTCTTTATTTTGGAAAACAAATTACGGTAATATTGTGCAACAAATTTTATGGCAAGCGTCTTTAGATGCTAGCGAAAAACTACGCTGCCAGCCTTTTGTTGCTAACATATTTCGTACAGAAGGAAATAAAATACACTTGAACGCTGGCTCTCTTGCAGGCATCAAGACAGGCGACAAATTTAATGTTTATCGCCGATATGAAATTTTTGATCAACTACAAAATGCCCAAACACAACTGAACAATGCCAATATCAATGTTACCATTACCCAAGTACAGCCTAATTTCGCGATTGGAGAATTAGCTGTTGATGCAAGAATTTTGAATGTACAGCAACAAGATGTTGTTATCGCTTGGTAA
- a CDS encoding polysaccharide deacetylase family protein, translating into MMSLVKFHVTGLVASAFLSLSFGVHADQYHLPILQYHHVDETTPFSTSVTPAQFQAHLDYLQNEGFQVIDLRSGLNTLRAGKALPDKAVAITFDDAYRNIYDNGFPILKEKGFPFTVFINSDPVLKRNRQFLTWDNMREMQQYGGVMANHTISHPYMVRKEKGETYGDWFERIKNEVLQVETLLIDKLGQSPKMLAYPYGESNDAIRAFLTQEGIIGFGQQSGVVGVDSNFTNLPRFPAAGAYADLEALKTKLSSIPMPLDAVETKGDFAGDDPVTMTLTLKNGQYRTKELNCYVSGQGKASLEWLAPQKVAITAAEPFSYGRGRINCTMPANKGAHYHWFSNVWVKPRAEEGYVMEKSEKY; encoded by the coding sequence ATGATGTCTTTAGTTAAGTTCCATGTAACAGGGCTGGTTGCGAGTGCTTTTTTGTCCTTGTCTTTCGGTGTTCATGCTGATCAATACCATTTACCTATATTGCAATATCATCACGTCGATGAAACGACGCCTTTCTCGACGTCGGTGACCCCAGCTCAATTTCAAGCACATCTTGACTATCTTCAAAATGAAGGTTTTCAAGTCATCGATTTACGATCAGGGTTAAATACTCTGAGGGCTGGGAAGGCATTGCCTGATAAAGCCGTGGCGATAACCTTTGATGATGCTTATAGAAATATATATGACAATGGTTTTCCAATCTTAAAGGAAAAAGGTTTTCCTTTTACTGTTTTTATTAATTCAGACCCAGTCTTAAAACGTAATAGGCAGTTTTTGACCTGGGACAACATGCGTGAAATGCAACAATATGGTGGTGTTATGGCTAACCATACTATCAGTCACCCTTATATGGTGCGTAAGGAGAAAGGTGAAACGTATGGTGACTGGTTTGAGCGTATTAAAAATGAAGTTCTTCAAGTTGAAACATTGCTTATTGATAAATTAGGGCAATCTCCTAAAATGCTTGCTTATCCTTACGGGGAATCGAATGACGCTATACGAGCGTTTTTAACGCAAGAAGGCATTATTGGCTTCGGACAGCAATCTGGTGTGGTGGGGGTCGATTCAAACTTTACCAATTTACCTCGTTTTCCGGCCGCTGGTGCCTATGCCGATCTAGAGGCATTGAAAACAAAGCTATCTTCTATACCCATGCCTTTAGATGCGGTTGAAACAAAAGGTGATTTTGCGGGAGATGATCCTGTCACTATGACGCTGACTTTAAAAAATGGCCAATATCGTACCAAAGAACTTAACTGTTATGTTTCAGGTCAAGGGAAAGCCTCTCTAGAATGGCTAGCGCCGCAAAAAGTAGCGATTACGGCCGCCGAGCCATTTTCCTATGGCCGAGGACGGATAAACTGCACTATGCCCGCAAATAAAGGGGCTCATTACCATTGGTTTTCTAATGTTTGGGTCAAACCAAGAGCGGAAGAGGGTTATGTAATGGAAAAAAGCGAAAAATATTAA
- the ccoM gene encoding cytochrome c oxidase subunit CcoM gives MFLDDVVLAGVLTVGLMLAFLGGFVYIAYKAMKSKP, from the coding sequence ATGTTTTTAGATGATGTTGTTCTTGCTGGTGTACTGACTGTCGGTTTGATGTTGGCTTTTTTAGGTGGGTTTGTTTATATCGCTTATAAAGCGATGAAGAGTAAACCTTAG
- a CDS encoding ProQ/FINO family protein, protein MDQLIQQLQHKVAFLLQELNDARAEIAALKRATSTAGSEDTTSPYDLLSQMNNLTPNDQLQLYIEDSLDIETAESTEPTEDREDSENQLSFDLPPEINLFDSMIENTDLTPHTPTTENAYATEKQVTLEELTNFEDASTEKNTDLTHASESDSVEMKKEAMLKPTDSEPVGQEAEASTEEQQLARKRKKNKQNNIKLIQLLERKYPKAFNWNNPSPLKIGIDKEMQLDDELTESKLKRALAAYTRSDRYKKSVNKQKLRIDLDGKPILPKKAAKKPIKANTENTVKPVIDKAITNKVEVEPDDGLSNEERMKRKLNLLLSKNKH, encoded by the coding sequence ATGGATCAACTTATTCAGCAACTTCAACACAAAGTTGCTTTTCTACTCCAAGAGCTCAATGATGCTCGTGCAGAAATCGCGGCACTAAAAAGAGCAACATCTACTGCTGGCAGTGAAGATACAACGTCTCCATACGACTTACTGAGTCAAATGAACAATTTAACGCCCAATGATCAACTCCAGCTTTACATTGAAGACTCCCTTGATATTGAAACGGCAGAATCGACTGAGCCCACAGAAGACAGGGAGGATTCAGAAAATCAGCTTAGCTTTGACTTACCCCCTGAGATAAACCTGTTTGACTCAATGATAGAAAATACGGACTTAACGCCACACACTCCCACTACTGAAAACGCATACGCAACTGAGAAGCAAGTGACCTTAGAAGAATTAACTAATTTTGAAGACGCCTCTACGGAAAAAAATACTGACCTCACTCACGCATCAGAAAGTGACTCAGTCGAGATGAAAAAAGAAGCCATGCTCAAACCCACAGACTCAGAGCCTGTAGGCCAAGAAGCAGAAGCCTCTACAGAAGAACAGCAGCTTGCCAGAAAGCGTAAAAAGAATAAACAGAACAACATTAAGCTTATTCAATTACTAGAAAGAAAATACCCTAAAGCGTTTAATTGGAATAACCCTTCTCCCCTGAAGATCGGCATTGATAAAGAAATGCAACTTGATGACGAATTAACAGAGAGTAAATTAAAACGCGCCTTAGCCGCTTACACACGCTCTGATCGCTATAAAAAGAGTGTAAATAAGCAAAAGTTGCGTATCGATTTAGATGGGAAGCCTATTTTACCGAAAAAAGCAGCAAAAAAACCAATCAAAGCAAACACCGAGAATACGGTCAAACCAGTCATTGATAAAGCGATAACAAATAAGGTTGAAGTGGAGCCAGATGACGGCCTTTCAAACGAAGAAAGAATGAAGCGTAAATTAAATCTGCTTTTATCAAAAAATAAACACTAA
- a CDS encoding DUF2489 domain-containing protein, translated as MSLSVFFLALTTGILVIAGLALLILRLLKKDQERKLALAEAEQRVLEGRSERIDSIRVLLKVVGTEELGWIEAAIRVKVLLDQLSFDLSTNEDIGVFYKVYAETEHIPTHDSWNELPSSAKKKFRVQMEQCEAQYLDALQRGKQALLDYPLV; from the coding sequence ATGTCTTTGAGTGTTTTCTTTTTAGCATTAACTACAGGAATTCTCGTGATTGCAGGGTTGGCCCTGCTTATTCTTCGTCTATTAAAAAAGGATCAAGAGCGAAAGCTGGCCTTAGCTGAGGCTGAGCAAAGAGTCCTAGAGGGACGCTCTGAGCGTATTGACAGTATTCGTGTACTATTGAAAGTAGTTGGTACCGAGGAGCTTGGTTGGATTGAAGCCGCCATACGGGTGAAAGTGCTATTGGATCAATTGAGTTTTGATCTATCAACAAATGAAGATATTGGTGTTTTCTACAAGGTGTATGCTGAAACAGAGCATATACCTACTCACGATAGTTGGAATGAACTTCCTTCCTCGGCAAAGAAAAAATTTCGCGTACAAATGGAACAATGTGAAGCTCAGTATTTGGACGCTCTACAGCGAGGAAAACAGGCCTTACTCGATTACCCATTGGTTTAA
- a CDS encoding amidohydrolase family protein: protein MDIDYIPFHDTPSKPDFIAPAGAVDAHCHVFGPADKFPYHPKRKYTPCDASKEQLFALRDHLGFTRNVIVQASCHSTDNAALVDALETAGDLARGVAFVDDSITHAELETMHAAGVRGVRFNFVKRLVDSTPRAVFFSIAEKIRPFGWHIVVYFEAADLEDLIPFLKELNTTIVVDHMGTPSIANGVDHPDFQRFVHFMADNDNVWCKVSCPERLTQHAPDYSDVYPFARTLVENFSDRVLWGTDWPHPNMKVEAPNDGHLVDVIPHIAPTKELQQKLLVDNPMELYWNT, encoded by the coding sequence ATGGACATCGATTACATTCCATTCCATGACACCCCAAGTAAACCGGACTTTATCGCACCCGCTGGCGCTGTTGACGCGCATTGCCATGTCTTTGGCCCGGCGGATAAATTCCCCTATCACCCAAAACGCAAGTACACGCCCTGCGATGCATCAAAAGAGCAACTGTTTGCCTTGCGCGACCATCTTGGCTTTACTCGCAATGTGATCGTGCAAGCCTCCTGCCACAGTACAGACAACGCCGCCTTGGTGGATGCACTAGAAACCGCCGGCGATTTGGCTCGTGGTGTCGCTTTTGTAGATGATTCCATTACCCATGCGGAACTTGAAACCATGCACGCAGCAGGCGTTCGAGGTGTGCGCTTTAACTTTGTGAAACGCCTTGTCGACAGTACACCAAGAGCGGTTTTTTTCTCGATTGCGGAAAAAATCCGTCCTTTTGGTTGGCATATCGTTGTGTACTTTGAAGCCGCCGACTTAGAAGACTTGATTCCTTTCTTAAAAGAGCTGAACACAACCATAGTCGTTGATCACATGGGAACACCAAGCATTGCTAATGGTGTCGATCATCCCGACTTCCAGCGTTTTGTTCACTTCATGGCTGACAACGACAATGTGTGGTGTAAGGTAAGTTGCCCAGAACGTTTGACGCAGCATGCTCCCGACTATTCTGACGTGTATCCATTTGCTCGCACATTGGTGGAAAATTTTTCTGATCGTGTGTTATGGGGAACCGATTGGCCACATCCGAATATGAAAGTGGAAGCGCCTAACGATGGTCACCTTGTGGATGTCATTCCCCACATTGCACCAACGAAAGAACTGCAACAAAAATTGTTGGTGGATAACCCAATGGAACTGTATTGGAATACGTAA
- a CDS encoding mechanosensitive ion channel family protein translates to MNDMLDQGASWAPWIMEMILNLAIAIAIFIVGKMLASKVAKFVENRMLKSNVDKAVAGFASSILYALMFAGIALMALGQLGVETTSFIAILGAAGLAVGLALQGSLSNFASGVLIILFRPFKAGDFIDAAGQAGTVDRIELFSTYMKTPDNRVIIIPNSAIANGAIVNFSKEKTRRIDLVIGISYDADIKLAKNIMQEIVDADERILKDPACGIAVSELADSSVNFNLRPWVNAADYWAVRADILEKIKYTFDEQGVGIPYPQMDVHIQKEAE, encoded by the coding sequence ATGAATGATATGTTGGATCAAGGGGCCAGTTGGGCTCCGTGGATTATGGAAATGATATTGAACCTTGCAATTGCAATTGCAATTTTTATCGTAGGTAAAATGTTAGCGTCTAAAGTCGCTAAATTTGTCGAAAATAGAATGTTAAAGTCCAATGTGGATAAAGCGGTAGCGGGATTTGCATCAAGCATTTTATATGCTTTGATGTTTGCAGGTATTGCTTTGATGGCATTGGGTCAGCTGGGTGTTGAAACAACCTCCTTTATTGCCATTCTTGGTGCGGCTGGTTTGGCTGTCGGTCTTGCTTTACAAGGCTCATTGTCTAACTTTGCTTCTGGTGTATTGATTATTCTATTCCGTCCATTTAAAGCGGGTGACTTTATTGATGCTGCTGGACAAGCTGGGACAGTGGATCGTATAGAATTGTTTTCTACTTACATGAAAACGCCTGATAACCGCGTTATTATTATTCCTAACTCTGCGATTGCGAATGGTGCGATTGTAAACTTCTCTAAAGAGAAGACGCGTCGTATCGATCTTGTTATTGGTATTAGCTACGATGCAGATATCAAATTAGCCAAAAATATCATGCAAGAAATTGTGGATGCGGATGAACGTATTCTAAAAGACCCGGCTTGTGGTATTGCGGTTTCTGAACTGGCGGATAGTTCGGTAAACTTTAACCTTCGTCCTTGGGTTAATGCGGCAGATTATTGGGCTGTTAGAGCGGATATCTTAGAAAAAATCAAATACACTTTTGATGAGCAAGGCGTTGGTATTCCTTACCCTCAAATGGATGTACATATTCAAAAAGAAGCAGAATGA
- a CDS encoding cell division protein ZapB: MNNELLHHLEQRINQAVEEINALRGKISDLEMKNYELSEEKTELEAKFSQQEEQQANWENSLNGMLSRLNQLDKHQ, translated from the coding sequence ATGAACAACGAATTGCTACATCACTTAGAACAACGTATTAATCAAGCTGTTGAAGAAATTAATGCTCTTAGAGGAAAAATTTCTGACCTAGAAATGAAAAACTACGAGCTAAGTGAAGAAAAAACTGAGTTAGAAGCTAAATTCTCTCAGCAAGAAGAGCAGCAAGCAAATTGGGAGAACTCATTAAACGGTATGCTTTCTCGCTTAAACCAGTTGGATAAGCATCAATGA
- a CDS encoding protocatechuate 3,4-dioxygenase (extradiol catechol dioxygenase that catalyzes the oxidative cleavage of substituted catechols; part of the bacterial aromatic compound degradation pathway), with protein sequence MAWQKHDYDDIPGTYVFDGQRANSAFNLNKMAFSLNDAANRDEFAADMDAYCRRFNVTDEQRKAVVEGNFLEMLRLGGNIYYLAKLATFHGLNMQDAGASFHNITTEEFKQILLDNAEGFKDELEKRGGYWNG encoded by the coding sequence ATGGCTTGGCAAAAACATGATTATGACGATATCCCAGGCACGTACGTGTTTGACGGTCAACGCGCCAACTCGGCATTTAATCTAAATAAAATGGCGTTTTCTTTAAACGATGCGGCCAATCGTGACGAGTTCGCGGCTGATATGGATGCGTATTGTCGTCGATTTAATGTGACTGACGAACAACGTAAAGCGGTTGTGGAAGGCAATTTCTTAGAAATGTTGAGATTGGGCGGAAATATCTATTATCTAGCAAAATTAGCCACCTTCCACGGGCTTAATATGCAAGATGCTGGCGCGTCTTTTCATAACATTACCACGGAAGAGTTTAAGCAAATTTTGCTAGATAACGCCGAAGGTTTTAAAGACGAATTAGAAAAGCGTGGAGGTTACTGGAATGGCTAA
- a CDS encoding helix-turn-helix domain-containing protein codes for MTNNFPIPTVQFYGEQEQQVTPDLLHSELLITKSRAHHFKIRPHRHHGLSQLFYVRKGEGEANIDGKSIAITAPSVIVISEMCVHDFLWSKEVEGYVLSIANPLLERVERLLKKEQTTIKSTRIIPIKKNQPALDSIFSLIHLEYSESIMSGRSESLGSLVQLLGIWLERNSSQHTHSNHINSKKSDYLHHYNDLINKDFVKHKKVEDYAKTLGITAPYLNNLCQQFVQKSALQLIHDRVLLEAKRYLMYTILSISEIAYTLGFHDPAYFTRFFKRLTKESPKQFRINAVNHQ; via the coding sequence ATGACAAATAATTTTCCTATTCCAACCGTACAGTTCTACGGTGAACAAGAGCAACAAGTCACACCGGACTTACTTCATAGTGAATTGCTCATCACCAAAAGTAGAGCCCATCATTTCAAAATTCGCCCTCACAGACATCATGGTTTAAGCCAACTATTTTATGTCCGAAAAGGGGAAGGCGAAGCGAATATCGATGGCAAAAGCATCGCCATCACAGCGCCATCAGTCATTGTTATTTCTGAAATGTGTGTACATGATTTCCTTTGGTCTAAAGAGGTGGAAGGATACGTATTGTCCATAGCAAACCCTTTACTTGAACGAGTTGAGCGTTTACTCAAGAAAGAACAAACCACAATTAAATCAACACGCATTATTCCAATCAAAAAAAACCAACCGGCGTTGGATTCTATTTTTTCATTAATTCATCTGGAATACAGCGAATCCATTATGAGCGGACGCTCTGAATCATTAGGTTCCTTAGTGCAATTACTCGGTATTTGGTTAGAAAGAAACTCATCTCAACACACTCATTCGAATCACATTAACAGCAAAAAAAGTGACTACCTACATCACTATAACGACCTAATTAATAAAGACTTTGTGAAGCACAAAAAAGTAGAAGACTATGCAAAGACTCTAGGCATCACGGCGCCTTATTTAAATAACCTCTGCCAACAATTTGTTCAGAAAAGTGCCTTACAGCTCATCCATGACCGAGTGCTATTGGAAGCGAAACGTTATTTAATGTACACCATTCTCAGCATTAGCGAGATCGCCTACACTCTTGGTTTTCATGACCCAGCTTATTTTACTCGATTTTTCAAACGCCTCACCAAAGAATCCCCAAAACAATTTAGAATAAACGCTGTCAATCATCAGTAA
- the dinB gene encoding DNA polymerase IV, with protein MSQRKIIHIDADCFYAAVEMRDNPELRDIPLAIGGSATSRGVIATANYIAREYGVRSAMSSAHAVRLCPHIVIIPGNRQKYREVSQQMHRIFGEYTRLIEPLSLDEAYLDVTDVTLCRGSATLMAQEIRQKIMDTTGITVSAGIAANKFLAKVASDWNKPNGQFVVPPSEQDAFVKNIPIKRIWGIGKVGQEKLHKLGVKTCGDLQQIELASLIQLFGRFAYRLSQLAFGVDDRDVQMNRVRKSFSVEHTYEKDLDSVDACLKQVPKLIEALTHRMADKKFTHPPSKFYVKVKFDNFQQTTVEKAYQKGQEYAFFIMLIKEAISRQNRPVRLLGLGYRLKSNDSMQLRLPFE; from the coding sequence ATGTCCCAAAGGAAAATAATTCACATAGATGCTGATTGCTTTTATGCTGCAGTAGAAATGCGAGATAACCCTGAGTTACGTGATATTCCATTAGCAATTGGCGGATCGGCGACGTCAAGAGGGGTGATTGCTACAGCGAATTATATTGCACGTGAGTATGGTGTACGCTCGGCTATGTCTTCGGCTCATGCCGTTCGTCTGTGTCCTCACATCGTTATTATTCCTGGAAATAGGCAAAAGTATCGAGAGGTATCCCAACAAATGCATCGTATTTTTGGCGAATACACTCGTCTTATTGAGCCCTTATCGCTTGACGAAGCCTATCTTGATGTAACGGATGTGACGTTATGTCGAGGAAGTGCCACTTTAATGGCGCAAGAGATACGTCAAAAAATTATGGATACAACGGGCATTACTGTCTCTGCGGGCATTGCCGCGAATAAGTTTTTGGCGAAAGTCGCCAGCGATTGGAATAAACCGAATGGACAGTTTGTCGTCCCACCATCGGAGCAGGATGCGTTTGTAAAAAATATTCCTATTAAGCGCATTTGGGGGATTGGGAAAGTTGGTCAAGAAAAGCTTCATAAGTTAGGTGTCAAAACCTGCGGCGATCTGCAGCAAATAGAGTTAGCCAGTCTAATTCAACTATTCGGTCGCTTTGCTTACCGCCTTTCACAACTGGCTTTTGGTGTGGATGACAGAGACGTCCAAATGAATCGCGTGCGAAAAAGCTTTTCTGTCGAACATACTTATGAAAAGGATTTAGATTCCGTTGATGCCTGTTTAAAGCAAGTTCCAAAATTGATCGAAGCATTAACTCATCGAATGGCGGATAAAAAATTCACTCATCCTCCGAGTAAGTTTTATGTGAAAGTGAAGTTTGATAATTTCCAACAAACAACGGTTGAGAAAGCCTATCAAAAAGGTCAGGAGTACGCATTTTTTATTATGTTAATAAAAGAAGCGATTTCTCGTCAAAATAGACCAGTACGATTACTTGGATTGGGTTATCGGTTAAAATCCAACGATTCAATGCAGTTGCGACTTCCATTCGAGTGA
- a CDS encoding LPP20 family lipoprotein, translated as MRFLKPVYLLCFASLFLTACNAIQNANKCTSIAPCNGNTVSNSLADNNSDSPFEIVDVIPREPIIINATGYSAPITNKKFSKSQAKLLSLRGSKLDAYRNLSERVYGLKINGTSTLSNMMTQNDELRTFVDAYLVGAKVVSQRELDDGSFETVVEMALQENFRRCAGSPESIRTNPACQIRPSYRSTGNNSTSSKNKTNNFYSVE; from the coding sequence ATGCGCTTTCTAAAACCTGTGTACCTTTTATGTTTTGCCAGTTTATTTCTAACGGCATGTAATGCAATTCAAAACGCAAACAAGTGCACAAGTATTGCACCTTGCAATGGTAATACTGTTAGTAATTCTCTTGCCGATAATAACAGCGATAGCCCTTTCGAGATCGTGGATGTTATTCCAAGGGAGCCTATCATCATTAATGCTACCGGCTATTCTGCACCTATAACCAATAAAAAATTTTCTAAGTCACAAGCGAAACTGCTCTCGTTACGAGGCTCTAAACTTGACGCTTACCGTAATTTATCTGAGCGCGTATATGGCTTAAAAATTAATGGTACGTCCACTCTTAGTAATATGATGACTCAAAATGACGAGTTAAGAACCTTTGTCGATGCTTATCTTGTTGGTGCTAAAGTCGTTTCTCAAAGAGAGCTAGATGATGGAAGTTTTGAAACCGTTGTTGAAATGGCACTACAGGAAAACTTTCGTCGATGCGCAGGCTCTCCAGAAAGCATACGAACCAACCCAGCTTGCCAAATTAGACCCTCTTATCGCAGTACTGGAAACAACAGCACCTCCTCAAAGAACAAAACCAATAACTTTTACTCTGTAGAATAA
- a CDS encoding alpha/beta hydrolase encodes MQELECVVVETSSSIDSAVIWLHGLGSDGYDFQPIVKSLSLPEALGVRFIFPHAPIRPVTINGGMEMRAWYDILEMTIERKVDSKNIAESCAHVQAIIDAQIASGMASERIVLAGFSQGGVIAYKLGLTTQSKLAGIMALSTYLVEAEALTHATENVNGSTSILIHHGSEDPVVPLQLGTTARETLLNKSYNVAFKSYNMPHSVCPEQIGDISNWLQRVLLKPL; translated from the coding sequence ATGCAGGAATTAGAGTGTGTTGTCGTCGAAACATCTTCATCAATAGACAGTGCTGTTATCTGGTTACATGGTCTTGGTTCTGATGGGTATGATTTTCAACCTATTGTGAAAAGCTTGTCTCTGCCAGAGGCATTAGGCGTACGCTTTATCTTTCCACATGCTCCGATTCGCCCTGTCACGATAAACGGTGGTATGGAAATGAGAGCTTGGTATGACATTTTAGAAATGACGATTGAGCGAAAGGTGGACAGTAAAAATATTGCTGAATCCTGTGCTCACGTTCAAGCCATCATTGATGCGCAAATCGCTTCAGGTATGGCAAGTGAGCGGATTGTGCTTGCGGGTTTTTCACAAGGAGGTGTCATTGCTTATAAATTGGGTCTAACGACCCAGTCAAAATTAGCTGGAATTATGGCGCTGTCTACTTATTTGGTAGAAGCCGAAGCATTAACACATGCGACTGAAAACGTTAATGGTAGCACTTCAATTTTAATTCACCATGGATCTGAAGACCCAGTGGTTCCTCTACAATTAGGTACAACGGCTCGAGAAACGCTGTTGAATAAATCTTATAATGTGGCCTTTAAATCATACAATATGCCTCACTCTGTCTGTCCTGAGCAGATTGGTGATATTTCTAACTGGCTGCAACGTGTTTTGTTAAAACCTCTTTAA
- a CDS encoding class III extradiol dioxygenase family protein produces the protein MAKVIGGVTTSHIPAVGNAMANKLENDPYWKRFFDGYEPVKAFLEKEKPDVAIVVYNDHGLNFFLDTVPTFAIGCADEYHNADEGWGIPTTASFKGDAPLSWHLAESLINQGFDMTMCQEMKVDHGCVVPMSLMWRHLPEWPCKLIPLAVNTVQHPLPNGKRCFDLGKALRKAIESYPEDTKIVILGTGGMSHQLQGERSGIIDVDFDLKCMDWIVNDPEKMYELSNTEIMDIAGTEGIEVIMWMVMRGALSPNVNLLHKHYHAPISNTGAGVLLLTDGTD, from the coding sequence ATGGCTAAAGTTATTGGTGGAGTTACCACTTCTCATATTCCTGCTGTTGGCAATGCCATGGCAAATAAATTAGAAAACGACCCTTATTGGAAGCGTTTTTTTGATGGCTACGAGCCGGTAAAAGCGTTTTTAGAAAAAGAAAAACCGGATGTAGCGATTGTTGTTTATAACGACCACGGTTTGAATTTTTTCTTGGATACGGTACCAACTTTTGCTATTGGTTGTGCCGATGAGTACCACAATGCCGATGAAGGTTGGGGGATTCCAACAACAGCATCATTTAAAGGGGATGCTCCTTTATCTTGGCACCTTGCCGAGTCTTTGATCAATCAAGGCTTTGATATGACCATGTGCCAAGAAATGAAGGTGGATCATGGTTGTGTAGTGCCAATGAGTTTAATGTGGCGTCATCTGCCTGAGTGGCCATGTAAGCTGATTCCCTTGGCGGTTAACACCGTACAGCATCCTTTGCCAAACGGTAAGCGTTGTTTCGATCTAGGTAAAGCATTACGCAAAGCCATTGAATCATATCCAGAAGATACGAAAATCGTCATCTTGGGTACCGGTGGAATGTCTCATCAGCTTCAGGGTGAACGATCAGGCATTATCGATGTCGATTTTGATTTGAAATGCATGGATTGGATTGTGAACGACCCTGAAAAAATGTACGAGTTAAGTAACACGGAGATCATGGATATCGCAGGAACAGAAGGGATAGAAGTGATTATGTGGATGGTAATGCGTGGGGCATTGTCCCCGAACGTAAATCTATTGCATAAGCATTATCATGCGCCTATATCCAATACAGGTGCCGGTGTGTTGTTATTAACAGATGGTACTGACTGA